The following proteins are co-located in the Bubalus bubalis isolate 160015118507 breed Murrah chromosome 23, NDDB_SH_1, whole genome shotgun sequence genome:
- the LOC102399344 gene encoding ATPase PAAT isoform X1: protein METIHGPPTRRPTLASSWDAAFGALAQSLRLTPDGLGARDADWEELLAPPASGQDHVILKRNLNGQDENPCFLHLRCDPHGGEEIVSIGILSSARNMEVYLGEEYCGTSRGKNVCNVLDNSEHEKITLYKKCLKLESSTHACKIKLLSFGEKNCVFISKVVVHVRPVLAHSSAGSPTLGSRIDLERVQTIMESMGSKLSPGAQQLMNMVRFQQQNCVAIGEQLQSMLGNTGHKHVMGLQSSSTPGAFDKSSSTPFPFRTGLTSGNVTEDSEANTEKSLQPAGGGSMSSLQECKIVPQSRSILEKDLKNAVSSFLSKKAGDSSHIPNSELLPFLQNLCGQVSHLRVGPGTKWQDSITKPGGGAGGVTVEEQPVCSYLEKIISKNLELMEKKLTDYVDQRIYKLQEHIDNKMALLMDLLQRPNSPPSGMPLRHYDSGEGLSNGER from the exons ATGGAGACCATACACGGGCCACCGACCCGGCGCCCGACCCTGGCCTCTTCCTGGGATGCCGCGTTCGGAGCCTTGGCCCAGAGTCTCCGTCTCACCCCGGATGGTCTCGGCGCCCGGGACGCCGACTGGGAGGAGCTGCTGGCGCCGCCCGCCTCGGG ccaGGATCATGTGATTTTGAAAAGGAACCTGAACGGCCAAGATGAAAACCCCTGCTTTCTTCACCTGAGATGTGACCCTCATGGAGGTGAAGAAATCGTTTCTATTGGCATTTTAAGTTCAGCAAGAAATATGGAAGTATACTTAGGAGAGGAGTACTGTGGAACCAGTAGGGGCAAGAATGTTTGTAATGTTCTGGATAACAG tgAACATGAAAAGATTACTTTGTACAAAAAATGTCTAAAATTGGAGTCTTCCACACATGCTTGTAAAATAAAG CTGCTCTCCTTTGGTGAAAAGAACTGTGTGTTCATCAGTAAAGTTGTGGTACACGTAAGGCCAGTCTTGGCACATTCTTCAGCAGGCTCTCCCACTCTAGGATCAAGGATAGACCTGGAGAGGGTCCAAACCAtcatggagtccatggggtcaaagttATCACCTGGAGCTCAGCAGTTGATGAATATGGTGAGATTCCAGCAGCAG AATTGTGTTGCCATCGGAGAGCAGCTCCAGTCGATGCTGGGAAACACGGGACACAAGCACGTGATGGGGCTGCAGTCCTCGTCTACTCCGGGAGCCTTCGACAAGTCATCCTCCACACCTTTTCCTTTCAGAACTGGATTGACATCTGGAAACGTGACTGAAGACTCGGAGGCTAACACTGAGAAGAGTCTGCAGCCAGCTGGTGGAGGAAGTATGAGCAGCCTCCAAGAGTGTAAAATTGTGCCACAAAGCCGTTCTATTCTTGAGAAGGATCTGAAGAATGCAGTATCTTCTTTCTTATCAAAGAAAGCAGGTGACAGCTCACACATACCTAACTCCGAGTTGCTGCCTTTTCTGCAGAATTTGTGTGGCCAGGTGAGCCATCTCCGGGTGGGACCCGGCACCAAGTGGCAGGACAGCATCACCAAGCCTGGCGGAGGCGCTGGGGGTGTCAC agtaGAAGAGCAACCTGTTTGTTCCTATTTGGAAaagattatttctaaaaatttggaACTGATGGAAAAGAAACTTACAGACTACGTTGATCAGCGAATATATAAACTCCAGGAGCACATAGATAATAAGATGGCTTTGTTAATGGACTTGCTGCAACGTCCCAACTCCCCACCCTCTGGGATGCCTCTGAGACATTATGACTCTGGAGAAGGACTTTCAAATGGAGAAAGATAA
- the LOC102399344 gene encoding ATPase PAAT isoform X2 — MKIQLQRQNSSCVQTVPSQEAPYQDHVILKRNLNGQDENPCFLHLRCDPHGGEEIVSIGILSSARNMEVYLGEEYCGTSRGKNVCNVLDNSEHEKITLYKKCLKLESSTHACKIKLLSFGEKNCVFISKVVVHVRPVLAHSSAGSPTLGSRIDLERVQTIMESMGSKLSPGAQQLMNMVRFQQQNCVAIGEQLQSMLGNTGHKHVMGLQSSSTPGAFDKSSSTPFPFRTGLTSGNVTEDSEANTEKSLQPAGGGSMSSLQECKIVPQSRSILEKDLKNAVSSFLSKKAGDSSHIPNSELLPFLQNLCGQVSHLRVGPGTKWQDSITKPGGGAGGVTVEEQPVCSYLEKIISKNLELMEKKLTDYVDQRIYKLQEHIDNKMALLMDLLQRPNSPPSGMPLRHYDSGEGLSNGER, encoded by the exons ATGAAGATCCAGCTTCAGAGGCAGAATTCTTCATGTGTACAGACTGTACCTTCACAGGAGGCACCCTA ccaGGATCATGTGATTTTGAAAAGGAACCTGAACGGCCAAGATGAAAACCCCTGCTTTCTTCACCTGAGATGTGACCCTCATGGAGGTGAAGAAATCGTTTCTATTGGCATTTTAAGTTCAGCAAGAAATATGGAAGTATACTTAGGAGAGGAGTACTGTGGAACCAGTAGGGGCAAGAATGTTTGTAATGTTCTGGATAACAG tgAACATGAAAAGATTACTTTGTACAAAAAATGTCTAAAATTGGAGTCTTCCACACATGCTTGTAAAATAAAG CTGCTCTCCTTTGGTGAAAAGAACTGTGTGTTCATCAGTAAAGTTGTGGTACACGTAAGGCCAGTCTTGGCACATTCTTCAGCAGGCTCTCCCACTCTAGGATCAAGGATAGACCTGGAGAGGGTCCAAACCAtcatggagtccatggggtcaaagttATCACCTGGAGCTCAGCAGTTGATGAATATGGTGAGATTCCAGCAGCAG AATTGTGTTGCCATCGGAGAGCAGCTCCAGTCGATGCTGGGAAACACGGGACACAAGCACGTGATGGGGCTGCAGTCCTCGTCTACTCCGGGAGCCTTCGACAAGTCATCCTCCACACCTTTTCCTTTCAGAACTGGATTGACATCTGGAAACGTGACTGAAGACTCGGAGGCTAACACTGAGAAGAGTCTGCAGCCAGCTGGTGGAGGAAGTATGAGCAGCCTCCAAGAGTGTAAAATTGTGCCACAAAGCCGTTCTATTCTTGAGAAGGATCTGAAGAATGCAGTATCTTCTTTCTTATCAAAGAAAGCAGGTGACAGCTCACACATACCTAACTCCGAGTTGCTGCCTTTTCTGCAGAATTTGTGTGGCCAGGTGAGCCATCTCCGGGTGGGACCCGGCACCAAGTGGCAGGACAGCATCACCAAGCCTGGCGGAGGCGCTGGGGGTGTCAC agtaGAAGAGCAACCTGTTTGTTCCTATTTGGAAaagattatttctaaaaatttggaACTGATGGAAAAGAAACTTACAGACTACGTTGATCAGCGAATATATAAACTCCAGGAGCACATAGATAATAAGATGGCTTTGTTAATGGACTTGCTGCAACGTCCCAACTCCCCACCCTCTGGGATGCCTCTGAGACATTATGACTCTGGAGAAGGACTTTCAAATGGAGAAAGATAA